A single window of Sphingobium sp. SCG-1 DNA harbors:
- a CDS encoding SDR family NAD(P)-dependent oxidoreductase has translation MPAFDVTTTTDDVLAGLDLSGKRILVTGVSGGLGLETARALVAHGANVIGTVRDLANGDPVRDAVGKAPGSLDLIALDLASLASVRAAADSLIADGRPLDVVIANAAVMATPSGKTVDGFETQFGTNHLGHFALVNRLAPLLREGARVVILSSAAHRFSDVDLDDPNFETTPYDTWSAYGRSKTANVLFAVEFDRRYKDKGVRAAAVHPGGADTGLKRHMSQSDMDAMVARINSIAKAQTGAPAFKLKTIPQAASTSVWAAIVADADEVGGRFCQDCAVAGLAHAEVIGPGVREYAVDPDNAKALWTKSEELVGERF, from the coding sequence ATGCCAGCTTTCGATGTCACCACCACGACCGACGACGTGCTTGCCGGTCTGGACCTTTCCGGCAAGCGTATCCTGGTCACGGGCGTCTCCGGCGGACTTGGGCTGGAAACAGCTCGTGCGCTCGTCGCGCATGGGGCAAACGTCATCGGCACGGTGCGCGATCTCGCCAACGGCGATCCCGTGCGCGATGCGGTAGGGAAGGCACCCGGCAGTCTTGATCTGATCGCGCTCGACTTGGCTTCTCTTGCAAGCGTCCGGGCTGCTGCAGACTCGCTGATTGCTGATGGACGGCCGCTTGATGTCGTGATCGCAAATGCCGCCGTGATGGCAACCCCGTCCGGCAAGACGGTCGATGGTTTCGAGACTCAGTTCGGCACCAATCATCTTGGCCATTTCGCCTTGGTAAATAGGCTTGCACCCTTGCTCAGGGAGGGCGCACGAGTCGTGATCCTTTCTTCGGCGGCGCATCGCTTCTCGGACGTCGATCTTGACGATCCCAACTTCGAGACGACGCCCTACGACACCTGGAGCGCCTATGGACGGTCCAAGACCGCAAATGTGCTGTTCGCCGTGGAGTTCGACCGGCGGTACAAGGACAAGGGCGTCCGTGCCGCAGCCGTCCATCCAGGCGGCGCCGACACCGGCCTCAAGCGCCACATGAGCCAATCGGACATGGACGCGATGGTGGCCCGGATCAACTCGATAGCGAAAGCGCAGACTGGTGCGCCGGCCTTTAAACTGAAGACGATCCCACAGGCCGCTTCCACCTCCGTCTGGGCCGCGATCGTCGCCGACGCTGACGAGGTCGGTGGGCGCTTCTGCCAGGATTGCGCTGTTGCGGGACTGGCTCATGCCGAAGTCATCGGTCCGGGCGTCCGCGAATATGCAGTTGATCCGGATAACGCCAAGGCATTGTGGACCAAGAGCGAAGAACTGGTCGGTGAGCGGTTCTGA